One Bosea sp. 685 DNA segment encodes these proteins:
- a CDS encoding TetR/AcrR family transcriptional regulator: MSTVKPTRTGDREAGEGGSAYHHGNLREELVEQALKLAEEGGLSAVSVRAAARLAGVSPAAPFRHFPDKMTLMTAVAEEAMRRFRAEIALALAQEVDDDPMLRIRAIGRAYLDWARRNPTHFEIISSRRSIDFDGSPSLGRENAEIQAQIEALLLEAAQRGLLRCNDRHLIQIAARALVYGLARMLVDGHFPSWQVADADIDGTMAKVLDLFVDGLVKERAAS, translated from the coding sequence ATGAGCACCGTGAAACCGACTCGAACCGGAGACCGCGAGGCGGGTGAGGGCGGTTCGGCCTATCATCACGGCAATTTGCGCGAGGAGCTCGTCGAGCAGGCGCTCAAGCTGGCTGAGGAGGGGGGGCTCTCGGCGGTGAGTGTCCGGGCGGCGGCGCGATTGGCCGGGGTCTCACCAGCAGCTCCGTTCCGCCACTTCCCGGACAAGATGACACTGATGACGGCGGTGGCCGAGGAGGCGATGCGGCGCTTCAGGGCCGAAATCGCGCTGGCACTGGCGCAGGAGGTGGATGATGATCCGATGCTGCGCATACGCGCTATCGGGCGGGCTTATCTCGATTGGGCCAGACGCAATCCGACCCATTTCGAAATCATCTCGTCACGGCGCTCGATCGATTTCGACGGATCGCCGTCGCTGGGCCGCGAGAACGCCGAAATCCAGGCTCAGATCGAAGCCCTGTTGCTGGAGGCGGCGCAACGCGGGCTTCTGCGTTGCAACGACCGGCACCTGATCCAGATCGCGGCGCGTGCGTTGGTGTATGGTCTCGCGCGCATGCTGGTCGATGGCCATTTCCCGAGTTGGCAGGTCGCCGATGCGGACATCGACGGAACCATGGCCAAAGTGCTGGATCTGTTCGTGGACGGGCTGGTCAAGGAGCGGGCCGCGTCCTGA
- a CDS encoding acyl-CoA desaturase, with the protein MSQIETPHDDGDIVYPAAIPFVLAHLACLGAIWSGVTWTSVWLAIGLYWLRMFAVTGGYHRYFSHRTYKTSRFGQFLLALLAQSTAQKSVLWWASKHRHHHRYADTEHDVHSPVLTSFVYSHLGWIFARGHDRFDPSTITDLTKFPELRLLHRFEIAPAVVLALICFAIDGWAGLFVGFFWSTVCVFHATFCINSLAHVHGDKDYVTGDESRNNWWLAVITMGEGWHNNHHAYQYSVRQGFRWWQWDPTYYIILGLSKLKLVWELREPPQAVVERSQALPPRVIERSAERLAASVPLERAIAAFWEAYAATPSLSDLHLPTMTLADLRSALADLQHRAGDRLVEMQQQAHEALAQLHLPVLPTREELAEKAAAMFVKTPSLDAIAARAHDLLTEAMHARLVSQPSAAPPRA; encoded by the coding sequence TTGTCCCAGATCGAGACCCCTCACGACGATGGCGACATCGTCTATCCCGCCGCCATCCCCTTCGTGCTGGCGCATCTCGCCTGCCTGGGCGCGATCTGGAGCGGCGTGACCTGGACTTCGGTCTGGCTGGCGATCGGCCTGTACTGGCTGCGGATGTTTGCGGTCACGGGCGGCTATCACCGCTATTTCTCGCACCGAACCTACAAGACCAGCCGTTTCGGGCAGTTCCTGCTGGCGCTGCTGGCGCAGTCGACGGCGCAGAAGAGCGTGCTCTGGTGGGCCTCCAAGCACAGGCATCACCACCGCTACGCCGACACCGAGCATGACGTGCACTCGCCGGTGCTGACCTCCTTCGTCTATTCGCATCTCGGCTGGATCTTCGCCCGCGGCCATGACCGCTTCGATCCCTCGACGATCACGGATCTGACGAAGTTCCCGGAATTGCGCCTGCTGCATCGTTTCGAGATCGCGCCCGCCGTCGTGCTCGCCTTGATCTGCTTTGCGATCGATGGCTGGGCCGGGCTGTTCGTCGGCTTCTTCTGGTCGACGGTCTGCGTCTTCCACGCCACCTTCTGCATCAACTCCCTGGCGCATGTGCATGGCGACAAGGACTATGTCACCGGCGACGAGAGCCGCAACAATTGGTGGCTGGCGGTCATCACCATGGGCGAAGGCTGGCACAACAACCATCACGCCTATCAATACAGCGTGCGCCAGGGCTTTCGCTGGTGGCAGTGGGATCCGACCTATTACATTATCCTCGGACTCTCGAAGCTCAAGCTGGTCTGGGAACTGAGGGAGCCGCCGCAAGCGGTCGTCGAGCGCTCCCAGGCGCTACCGCCGCGTGTGATCGAGCGCTCGGCCGAGCGGCTCGCCGCCTCCGTGCCGTTGGAACGCGCCATCGCAGCCTTCTGGGAGGCCTATGCCGCGACGCCGAGCCTGTCAGATCTGCATCTGCCGACCATGACGCTGGCCGATCTGCGCTCGGCGCTGGCCGATCTGCAGCATCGCGCCGGAGATCGCCTGGTCGAAATGCAGCAGCAGGCGCATGAGGCGCTGGCGCAACTGCATCTGCCGGTCCTGCCGACGCGCGAGGAGCTGGCGGAGAAAGCGGCCGCCATGTTCGTCAAGACGCCCTCGCTCGATGCCATCGCGGCGCGCGCCCATGATCTGCTGACCGAGGCGATGCATGCCCGGCTGGTCTCGCAGCCATCGGCGGCCCCGCCGCGCGCCTGA